From the genome of Eucalyptus grandis isolate ANBG69807.140 chromosome 2, ASM1654582v1, whole genome shotgun sequence, one region includes:
- the LOC104434680 gene encoding putative disease resistance protein RGA3 — translation MAEAVIASIAGEIIADLLPQALKEVGKLWGVEHELEMLKDTVSTLRAVLDHAEEQYYQSLQIRVWVEKLKDAFYDVQDVLEELSIEVMQRELRGHDKMINEIRTFFSGLNQLAFKWRMCSKVRAVRERIETIKADKGFHLDERLVDLQRERERRKRAETHSFIRQGDIAGRDYDKKVVMEFLLDTDMKEHVSILPIVGIGGLGKTALAQFVFNDEIIYKHFDLKMWVCVSDDFDLKKIVKNIIACAKGVEPTEVAMERLQSELRAEIDGKRYLLVLDDLWGVEQETWLSLKILLAGGARGSKILITTRLAFVAEITSTTLPHLLEGLSESASLHLLMQMACPKEEEIQEPDKLSIAKEIVRKCSGVPLVVRTVGSMLFFKKSKHEWSQFKDNELPDVSQKEGRIISVLRLSYDHLPSHLKQCFAFCSLFPKDYEIKKQTLINLWVAEGFIQPSNKRQHLEDIAQGYFMDQLWRNFFQNFQKDQFTNEETCKMHDLMHDLACIVAGTECRAAWDGTKSILERTRHISYDLTSKLMARLPISHLKASSLRTFLSTPCRLEQREPISEVDLRQLIQSFKRLRILDLHATIVKKVPRSICQLKHLTYLDLSYNNALKRLPNSITRLQNLQTLNLYGCSALEELPRDIRKLISLRNLDIDYCNSLSYLPHGLEQLSCLYRLTRFILPKDKALSKNYCRLRELNGLNNIHGSLSIENLGQVTNAVAESNAANLIGKHSLQSLALKWGNFDIDDVVIGDRDEALLNGLRLHSNLKGLMINGYSGESFPRWMMDSLVFSLPNLVEVHLHQCGRCKHLPPLGQLPRLKTLEIWEVPELEYIQLDHSSTLATSFPSLLKLRISGCENLKAMPLTPHLEDLILTKTNPALINQIFGLNKLKSLVISKMEFLEYLPEECLKSLTSLEILSISECPRLTSLSLGMRHLSNLADLSFWDCEELDLSKDESGNVLDFQGLNSLRFVEIFHLPKLASLPQWLLQVSNLERLGIIYCFNLKALPEQIEALQSLQRLVITRCRSLKSLPEGMRRLASLNHLRIADCPNLEERCKKDIGDDWRKIAHIPHITHKYRYYDDVGSQNLHE, via the coding sequence ATGGCGGAAGCTGTCATCGCCAGCATTGCTGGAGAAATCATTGCTGATCTCCTTCCTCAAGCACTAAAAGAGGTTGGAAAGTTATGGGGTGTCGAGCATGAACTTGAGATGCTCAAGGACACTGTCTCCACGCTTCGGGCTGTACTGGACCATGCAGAAGAGCAATACTACCAAAGTCTCCAAATTCGAGTTTGGGTTGAGAAACTGAAAGACGCTTTTTATGACGTGCAAGACGTGCTTGAAGAACTTAGTATAGAAGTTATGCAACGAGAATTAAGGGGCCATGATAAAATGATCAACGAGATAAGGACATTTTTCTCAGGTTTAAATCAGCTTGCTTTTAAATGGAGGATGTGCTCCAAAGTAAGAGCAGTGAGGGAGAGAATAGAAACCATTAAAGCTGATAAGGGATTCCACTTGGATGAGCGCCTTGTGGATctgcaaagagagagagagcggaggaAGAGAGCGGAGACACATTCGTTTATCCGTCAGGGAGATATTGCAGGGAGAGATTATGATAAGAAGGTGGTCATGGAATTTTTACTAGATACAGACATGAAAGAGCATGTTTCCATCCTTCCAATAGTTGGTATTGGCGGGCTTGGAAAAACGGCTCTTGCTCAATTTGTATTTAATGATGAGataatttataaacattttgacttgAAAATGTGGGTTTGTGTCTCTGATGACTTTGAcctaaaaaaaatagtgaaaaacatCATAGCTTGTGCAAAAGGGGTAGAACCAACTGAGGTTGCAATGGAACGTTTGCAGAGTGAACTAAGGGCAGAAATTGATGGAAAGAGATATCTCTTAGTTTTAGATGATTTGTGGGGTGTAGAACAAGAAACATGGCTTagcttgaaaattttattgGCAGGAGGTGCTAGAGGAAGCAAGATCCTTATAACTACACGCCTTGCTTTTGTTGCAGAGATCACCAGCACTACTCTGCCTCATCTTCTTGAGGGTTTATCTGAAAGTGCGTCTCTTCATTTACTAATGCAAATGGCTTGTCCCAAAGAAGAGGAGATACAAGAGCCAGACAAGCTATCTATTGCCAAAGAGATAGTTAGAAAGTGCTCTGGGGTTCCGTTGGTTGTTCGAACCGTTGGGAGTATGCTATTCTTCAAGAAAAGTAAACATGAATGGTCACAATTTAAAGATAATGAGCTCCCAGATGTGTCTCAAAAGGAAGGTCGGATAATATCTGTTCTTAGGCTAAGTTATGACCATCTTCCTTCACATTTGAAACAATGTTTCGCATTTTGTTCATTGTTTCCTAAAGATTATGAGATAAAGAAGCAGACTTTGATCAATCTTTGGGTGGCAGAAGGATTTATCCAACCATCAAATAAAAGACAGCATTTAGAAGATATTGCTCAAGGATATTTCATGGATCAACTTTGGAGAaacttcttccaaaattttcaaaaagatcAATTCACGAATGAGGAGACTTGCAAGATGCATGATTTAATGCATGATCTAGCTTGCATAGTTGCAGGGACTGAATGTCGAGCGGCATGGGATGGCACAAAATCTATACTTGAAAGAACTCGTCATATATCATATGATTTAACTTCCAAGTTGATGGCTAGACTTCCAATCTCACACTTGAAAGCAAGTTCACTGAGAACATTTCTTTCTACGCCCTGCCGATTGGAACAAAGAGAACCAATAAGTGAAGTAGATCTTCGCCAACTCATTCAAAGTTTCAAGAGATTGCGTATCTTGGATCTACATGCTACAATTGTCAAGAAGGTACCAAGGTCCATTTGTCAGTTGAAACATCTCACATATCTTGATCTTTCTTACAATAATGCACTTAAAAGGCTTCCCAACTCCATTACGAGATTGCAGAATTTGCAGACACTTAATCTTTATGGTTGTTCAGCCCTTGAAGAATTGCCAAGGGATATAAGGAAGTTAATTAGCCTTCGAAATCTAGACATAGATTATTGTAATAGTCTTAGTTATTTGCCACATGGCCTTGAACAATTGAGTTGTTTGTATAGGCTAACACGCTTCATTTTGCCCAAAGATAAAGCTCTTTCTAAGAATTATTGTAGACTTAGGGAGCTAAATGGGCTTAATAACATCCATGGAAGCCTTagcattgaaaatttgggacaaGTGACAAATGCAGTAGCAGAATCCAATGCTGCGAACTTAATTGGGAAGCATTCTCTACAATCTTTGGCACTTAAATGGGGCaattttgatattgatgatgTAGTAATTGGGGATAGAGATGAAGCTCTATTAAATGGATTGAGGCTTCACTCAAATCTGAAGGGGTTGATGATCAATGGATATAGTGGTGAGAGCTTTCCAAGGTGGATGATGGATAGCCTTGtgttttccttgccaaatttagtTGAGGTACACTTGCATCAATGTGGGAGATGTAAACATCTTCCCCCACTAGGCCAACTACCTCGCCTCAAGACTTTAGAGATTTGGGAGGTACCTGAATTGGAATACATCCAGTTGGACCATTCATCCACTTTAGCAACATCATTTCCTAGTCTATTGAAATTACGGATCTCTGGGTGTGAAAACTTGAAAGCCATGCCACTAACTCCGCATCTTGAGGACTTAATTTTGACTAAGACGAACCCAGCATTGATAAATCAGATATTTGGCCTTAATAAGTTGAAGAGTTTGGTTATCTCGAAGATGGAGTTTCTAGAATATTTGCCGGAGGAGTGTTTGAAAAGTCTCACTTCACTTGAAATTCTTAGCATCAGTGAATGTCCTCGATTAACTTCCCTCTCACTTGGTATGCGACATCTATCGAACCTTGCGGATCTCTCTTTTTGGGATTGTGAGGAGCTTGATTTATCCAAAGACGAAAGTGGCAACGTCTTGGATTTCCAAGGACTTAATAGTCTTCGATTTGTGGAAATCTTTCACCTTCCCAAACTAGCATCTCTCCCACAATGGCTTCTACAAGTAAGCAATCTTGAGCGCTTGGGAATTATCTATTGCTTCAATTTGAAGGCTTTACCAGAGCAAATTGAGGCCCTTCAATCGCTTCAACGGCTTGTAATCACTCGATGCCGCTCTTTGAAATCATTACCTGAAGGAATGCGAAGGTTGGCATCGCTTAATCACCTAAGAATTGCAGATTGCCCAAATTTGGAAGAGAGGTGCAAAAAAGACATAGGTGATGATTGGCGCAAGATTGCTCATATCCCACACATAACTCACAAGTATAGATATTACGATGACGTTGGTTCCCAAAATTTACATGAATAA